Within the Pseudomonas chlororaphis subsp. aurantiaca genome, the region GAGCCGCTTTTGAGGTTCAGGTCGGTGGAGCCGCCTTTGCCGACGATCAGGTCGCCGCCGGTGTTCAGGGTCGCGCCGTTGTTGAAGGTGGCCTTGCCCGTGGCGCCCTGTACGGTGCCCAGGGTGAAGCCGTCAGCGACGTTCAGCTTGCCGCTGCCGCCGACATTCAATTGGCCCAGGCCGTTGTTGGCGGTGCCAACGTTCAGGCTGCCGACCGTTCAGGCGCTGTCCAGTTGCGCGACCTGGTTGCTCAGCCCGGGGAGCGGTCGATCGATATTGACCGCCTCATTGCTGGCGGGAGCGCCGTTGCTCCAGTTACCACTGTGGTTTGGACGAGGGGGTAAAAGAAGGGGGTAAAAAATAAAGACGGCGGGGTAATGATTTTTTTGCTTGAGGGGATGTTTTTATTGGGAGGGTAGTATTTGTTTTTTGAAGAAGGCGATGGATTTTTTATTGTTTTAAGTTCTTTTTGCCGAAGAGTGGAAGTTGCGGTGTCCGATAGGCAGTTCGGTTCCACCCAAGCCTGATCGAGACTGTCATGCAAGTGGCGAGCGCACCCATGTTGCAAGGCCGCTCGCAATGCCGGGGAATCGACGCGATCAGCGATCCGCCAGTTCCTGGGGCGAAGCGACCCGGGCTCCCGGTTTGAGTACCAGCCACAAGGCCGCGCCGATCAGTACGCCGCCATACACGTGGGCCATGGACAGCGGCTCGTCCAGCAGCAACGCGCCCCACAACACCCCGAACGGCGGGATCATGAAGGTCACGGTCATCGACTTGACCGGGCCGATCGAGCTCAGCAGGCGGAAATACAGGATGTAGGCAAAGGCGGTGCAGGCCAGTCCCAGGCCCAGCAACGACAGCCAGACGTTCCAGCCGCCCCAGCTGGCGGGCGGCTGGCTGATGGCGCTGTAGGCGAAGACCGGCAGCAGGAACAGGCTGGCGCCGAGCATGCTGCCCAGGGCCGAGAGGCGACTGTCGAGGCCGCCGGCCTGGTCCAGCCAGCGCCGCGCGAGGAAGCCGGCGAAGCCGTAGCAGGTGGTGGCGAGCAGGCAGGCCAGCGCGCCCAGCAGCAGTTCCAGGTCGAATGTCATGGGGCCGGCGCGGGTCAGGATGCCCACGCCGAACAGGCCCAGGCTGACTCCGGCGATTTTTGTCGAGGTCAGTTTCTCGTGGAAGAACAGCCCGCCGATCAGCACGCCCATCAAGGGCGTGGTGGCATTGAAGATCGCCGAATAACCGGCCGGCAGCACCAGGGCCGCCACCGAATACATAGTGGCGGGGATGCCGGAGTTGATCACGCCGAGCAGCAGCACGGTCTTGAACTTGCCCTGGAAGTCCCAGCTGA harbors:
- a CDS encoding DMT family transporter: MRLVDTLRLLSLAAIWGASFLFMRIIAPVIGSIPTAFFRVSIAATGLLVILALMRISWDFQGKFKTVLLLGVINSGIPATMYSVAALVLPAGYSAIFNATTPLMGVLIGGLFFHEKLTSTKIAGVSLGLFGVGILTRAGPMTFDLELLLGALACLLATTCYGFAGFLARRWLDQAGGLDSRLSALGSMLGASLFLLPVFAYSAISQPPASWGGWNVWLSLLGLGLACTAFAYILYFRLLSSIGPVKSMTVTFMIPPFGVLWGALLLDEPLSMAHVYGGVLIGAALWLVLKPGARVASPQELADR